The DNA window GGAAAAGCTCGCCGACGTCGACGGGGTGTTCTTCGGAGGGGCCGCGGTGATGGTGGTCTGCGGTCTTGCGATCTTCCTCAGAAACTCAAAGAGGTCGACCGGTGTGACGACCACCTTGGTCTCTACGATGATAACTGGGTGTCCGTCATCGTCGATATCGACCGTGACCCGGGTGCAGGCCACGCTCGCCCCGCCGATCTCGCCGTCATCCCGCCAGTCATGGAGTGCATCGTCGGCATCATCGCTAAGATTGACGTCGGCAATCGTCAGGATCTGGACCACGGTGTTATAGACGTTGACGATCGCGATCCTGTCCTCAGCGCCCGTCCCGGCCTCCAGTTCATTCTTGAGCGCCTCCACGTCCTCGCCCAATTCCTCGACCTTCGTCGCCAACTCCACGACCTTCTGTTCCAACGCCGCAAGGTCGGCCTGGGTGACGGCCTCTTCCAGCTTGCCAGGGTCAACGCCGTTGTTCCCCCGGCTGAGGTCGAAGTCCTCTCCGAGGTTCAGCGCCTCCTTGATGAATCGCTCCAACATCAGCGCGACCGACGTGCTGGCCGCGTCCACTTCTCCGACGTTCATTGTTGCGGGTGCGTTGTCGGGGACTTTGATCAGTTTCATCACGACCATATTGCCCTTCTTGGCCATGACGAGATAGTCCTGGCCCCGCGGCACATCGGAGATGGAGAACCCACCATCCACGCCCACGAGCGCAACTCCTTCCTTCGGATAGGCGATGCCGTTACGGAGGCTCGTGGCCTTGACACCCGCGCCCACGAACGGACCGTTGCCGGGCAAAGCCTTGAACAGGCTCCCCTTCAAGGAACCTCCCCCGGGAACGAACGCGGCGCCCTGAAGCGAGGTGTTCGGATTCGTCGGGGGCTGGGAGTCGCTGTCTCCTCCGCCGCTGCTACTGCAGCCGGCCAAGAGGGCAACCGTCAGGAGACAGCCGGAAAGGAACTTCGCGGATACGAGTACACGGTCTCGATAGATCTTCATGAGTCCACCTCCGATGTGCCTGAGAACCCCACCTGCCCCGAAAGAAAGATGAGGCACTGCCCAAAGGATTGGGCTGATGGTCTGAAACCAGTTGCCTGCAACGGTTGGCTTGGAAGAGGCTGGGGGGGCCAACCGAGGGTGTCTTCTTGCCCTGAAGAGGGGGCTAGCTAAAACACAACCAGAGTCAAAAGTCAACGGGTTTTCTGGAATCGTCTTCATTGTTGTGCCTGTTCCAAGACGACCTGGTACACCGCGTCCGAGAAGGCGCTCAGGATTAGAACCTCGCGATCCTCTGAGGATGCCACGATTGCCCCAGAAGACGGCCAGCCGTCCGGGTCCTCGATATGCAGAGGGACCATCGTGGAGAGGTCGACGTACCCGTGGGTGGGATGGTAGAGTCTCCCGCTGACGAGGCTCAGGTCCGTATCCCCCGGCAACTCGGCTGGAACTACCCGATAGCCTTCCAGCACATACGCCGTCCCACCGGATCCATCGATCAGTTTCAGATTGAGCGGATGGTTTGATGCCCCTCCCGCGTTCACCTCGCGCGTGGCGACCCGATAGGCCGTTGCGGCGCTGCTCCATACCGCCGAGCCAATCTCCGTGGCATTGACTGCTGAGAGTCGAACCGGAGTCCTCAACCCGGCATAGGCGGTTCCATCGGCGCTGAGAAACGACGGCTCCAAAGGAGTCCCTATGCTGTTCGCCGATTCAACATCGCCTGCCACGGCCAGCGACGCTTCTCGGAGGGTGCAATGGCACAGACAGATATTCGGGCCCCCGATTCGGCACTGTGGCGAATTCATTCGCTGCTCGCACTCGCTTTGGCATTGATCGATTTCAGCTTGGAGCTCGTCGTTCACACCACAGGAAACATGGGACAGCGCGATCCCCATGAAAATGGCTATCTTGACGGCATGTTGTCTCATGTCGGCGTCCTCCATCGCGATCCGCCAGGGATGCTCAGAACGTGACCGACAGGCCGGTGACCACCAGACGGTCCGTTGGGCCGGTTCGGGGCAAGCCCGGATCAGTATTGAGATCCTGCAGGGCCGCCAATCCCGCGTTGTCGTCCACAGGAGGCTGCGACGCTGCGGTATCTGCGTGCGGCTTCTTGCCCCACGCCGTGATCGCATACACGATGCCGACCACCGCCGCCACCGCCAACGCCACCACGGCTCCTCCGGCGATGGCATCCGAGCTGTCCTCCATTCCCGGGAGCTGGTCGGAATTGTCACGCCACTCCGCCGAAGCCGGTGAAGAAAAGGGCGCGAGCTGAAAAGCACCAACCACCAGTACGATCACTGCGATCATCGTCGTGAGGTGAGTGCGCATGTCTGATCCTCCTGTCATGATGTGGACTTGTGGAGGATGACGTAGGGTGGCACAGTCTCCGAGAGACCTGCAATCCACCACACGACATCCGGTACGATTGCGGCCGCGAACGGCTCATTGGGCCGCAATCCGGCATCTTCATGGCTTTGTCCTCGTCTTCACGGGAAGCAAGAGCTTCCGGCGAAGGCCTTTGATGTACCGGCGGCTGACATTGAGCCAGCTGAATGTTCCGTCGGCATTCATGATCCCGATTTGCTTTTCTTTAAAATCGACCTCTCGCACCTTTCGAATGTTGACGGCCAACCCCCGGTGAATCGTGAGAAACGCGTCCGGATCCACGTGGCCGCAGAGGTCCCTCAACGAGCGATGCGTAGCGAGGTAGACTCCCCTTGCGGTGCGGAGATAGAGTCGGTCGGCGCGGACGGTCTGGCTGGGAACTCCGTTGTCCGGAATGAGTCCTCGATGCAGAACAGACCCCAGAAAGACAAAGGCGACGTCCGACGGAGCGATCAGGGTGTAGCGATGCTCCGGGCCACCCGGTTTCCGGACCGCAAGAATCTGAAGCGTCGCGGAGTCGCCTGCCATTGCCGTCCCCTTTCTTCATCGCCGCACGCACTAGGCCATGAGCAATGGGCGTGCCCACGGATTTCAGGGACGGGTTGGTGGAGCGCTCTGCGCAGAAAACCCGAAAAATTTCAAGCAGGGATGGCTCACAGCGAAGGTCGCGGTGAGACCTTGACCGATCCGTGATCGGCGCCGTTCCATGCATGGGATCCATGCATGGAACGGCATCAATGCATGGGATGTTTAGGGAGCGGGCGGGGTGCTTAGCAGGACTGCGGCCGTGCCGGAAGTCTCATCCGTGGAGACCAGATCCAAGTCTCCGTCATCGTTCATGTCTCCCAAGACCACGGAGCTCAGCGTCGTCCCCATTGAGAAGAACCCTGGAGATCGGAACGTGCCGTTCCCCGCCCCCAAGAGGATCGCCACGACCCCATCTTCTCCGGGGGTCACCAGATCGAGGCGGCCGTCCTTATCGAGGTCCTTCAGGATAATCCTCCCCGCATTCCTCGACGCGGGATAGAAGGCTGGGGCCTGAAACGTCCCGTCGCCATTTCCCAAGAGGATGATGATCGTCTGGGAGGAGATGATCGAGGCAGCCACGTCGACGTTCAAATCCCCGTTGAAGTCGCCCAGGGCCAGTGAACTCATGATCCCGACAAGCTGTGAGGCAACGGGCTGGAACGTGCCGTCGCCATTGCCAAGCAGAATGCCGAGCGACTGAGCGTCGAACAACGCGGTCACGACGTCGAGATGGCCGTCCTTATCGACGTCCGCCAGACCAACGGCACCGACTGCTCCGGTCGAATACGCGACCGCAGGCTGGAGGGTTCCATTCCCGTTGCCCAAGAGCACGGCGACGTCACCGGACGCGAAATCGGCTGTCACCACGTCTTGAACACCGTCTTCGTTCAGGTCTCCGAGCGCGATGCTCACCGGCTGATCTCCGACCGAATAGAAGCTTGCCTCCTGAAACGTCCCGTCGCCGCGCCCCAGCAGCACGGCGAGGTCGCCGATAAAGTCACTGTCCGCGCCGGAATTCACCACCAACAAATCCGCGTTGGAGTCCCCGTTGAGGTCCCCGATGGCCAGGCCATTCGGATGACGGGGGCCCGCAGCTGTCGGCTCCACTGTCACGTGGAGGGCGGCGTTGAGCGTCCCTTCTGGGCTGCCGAGAAGCACCGAAACGCTATCCGAGGCCCAGTTCGTCGTCACCACGTCCAAGGCACCGTCATTGTTGAACTCACCGAGGCCGACGTCGCTCGGCTGCGGCCCGACAGTGTAAGTGGCCACAGCGCCGAATGCGGGGATGCTCGGTCTCGACACGGCCCTTTTGGCATCCGTCCCGAACATCACCTCGACCAGGTTGGAATACCCGTCTTGATCATCATCCTGAGTCTTGACAATAGGCGGTAGGGTGATTTGCGTGCTCCTCCCTTGTTCCAGGGCTACGCTCCCCTCGACCGTCCCGATGACCACGCCCAGATCCGGTCGGAGATACTTGAGCGAGTACGAATGGGTCCCCAGCGGAATATCGGTGCAGCGACCATCCAGGGTTTGATCCGAATCCACCGCAAGTAGACACGTCCTCCCCCCCACCTCAAGAGAGGCTGAGACCGCGGACAGCATCGCCTGGATCTCAGGGAACGATGACGACCGGATGGTCAGCGTACTCTGAGAACCTTCTTCAGAGGCGCAACCCACCACCAGAACGGTCCCAAGTATAAGAACGAAGCGCTTGATCTCTGCCTGATAAGGGACTAACCCCATCTTATTGCGCGACGATAGTGCCCGTGTCACTAGTGTCTTTCCCGCCGCCGTTGGCGATGGCGATCCCGCCGGCCACGGCAAGTGCCGCGCCCAGCCAGAGCCATGGATTCTTCCATATCGAGCGCTCTGGCTTCTGGGTTTCTCCTGTCGTGCGCAGAGCAAGCGACTCGACGGTCGGGCGCTCGCGAACGGTCACATAGTACGGTCTGGCTTTGGTTCCGTCTGTCCCTGAGGCGCCGGACTCGTCGACGGCCTCAACGAAGTACTCGATCCCCTTCGCGAATGCTTCAGAGACCTTGAGCTCACACCCAAAGGTATTCCCGCTCAACCTCGTCATTTCGGCACTGTCGTACTTCGCCGCGCCTCGCGCGCGATACCAACAGCGAACCACCGCGAGACGGGTTCCGCCTTCGACCACAGCCTGAATCGCCATCGTCGTCCCCAAAAGCGGCAACGCAGGAGGAGTGTGCCGAACCACCGGCGCCGTCGCATCCGGCACCGCCGCCAACGCTCGGGAGACGGTCCCGGGGACTCCGCCGATCGACAGCGCAAGATAGAGGCTGAGCAGGACACGCATCCGGTTATGGTCCGCTTTGAACGCGACCCAAGACGATCTCCCGGATCTCGACACCCTTTTTCACCGGGTGCTGGTTCTGGCCCGTCGCCTCGGGGACCTTCTCCGAAATATAGCGAAAGAGCTCATTGGTCGTGATCAAGCCGTCTCCATCCACGTCGCCGCGATGAAGGGCCTCCAAGAGGTAATAGGTGAAGACGCCATGGCGGAGATCGTCCCGTTCGATGCTGACTTCGTTCGCCTCACTGGCTGCCAGAATCACTCGACCCTTCGCTTGGGCCAGGCGATTGAGATACGTGTCTGAGATCGAGGCGCGGAACGCCTGGGTCTGGATCGTTCGGCTGCCGATCCCGGTGGCCCCTGAGAAACAGGTGTCCTGCAGGACAACCACCCGTTCGGCCGAGAAGCGGGAGAGGATCTTCGCGATCTCGGCCATGGGCAACGCGGTGGAATACAACCGCCGTGGGTCTGCATCGTGGGGCAGCAGGTATTTCTCGAGGCCGTCGCCGTCCAGACTGCTTTGGTCGGGCTCCGGCGCTCCGTGACCCGCATAGAAGATGATCACCATATCCTGTTTGCGGGCCTTCTGCTTCAGCTCGACGCCCAGGACATCTTTGAGCCGCTGAAGGGTGGCGTCTTCGTTCAGCAACAGCGTGACCTGGGTCCGGGGCACCTGATTCTGTTCCACGAGATAGTCATAGAAGGCCGAGGCATCCGCATCCGCGTATCGCAGTCCGGTCACGTTCTGGTACCGGCTGATGCCGATCACCACCGCCCAGACCGCTCCCTGCTCGGCAACATACCGAACTTCAACCGTTGCTGATCGCGACAACCCGTTCGTGTCGGTCGCCGTGACCGTGATCTGGTTCATCCCGGGCGTGAGGCGGATGCTCCGATCCACCAACACCGACCCCTGCGTTCGGCGTTCCACGATTCGCAGATCGCGAGTGCGCCCCTCAGGGTCTGGAAGCGGCGCGCCATTGAGCTCGATCATGACCCCCTTCACACCTTCGTCATCCAGAGCCTCCGCCATGAGTCGAACCACCGGCCCTGAAACCTCTTCCTGATCGGTCGGAGCAATGATGGTCACGACAGGCGGCGTCGCACCGAGGCTCTCCGCGGAGTAGACAGCGGCTTCCCAGGCCGACGCGGAGGCCACCAACGATCCGCTCGTGGTCAGGGCCGCTACGGTCATCCCTCCGTCGATTCGCCGCGTCTCCACCAGGTCTCCCGTCGCGACGTGCCAGAGCTTGACGACACCATCTCTACCCGCTGATACCAGGGCCGCCCCATCGTGAACGGACGCCACCGCCAGGACCTCTCCCTCATGAGCAGGGATGTTCCTTGGGGCTTTGCTGTGATTCAGTTCGAAGAAGACAATCCGGCCTTCCGCGGTCCCGCAAACCAGGGTCTGACCATCGGCGCTGAATGCGAGTACTAGCGGAGTCACCGTGGGGTCGAAGAGGACGTGAATCGGCTTGTCCCCTGCTTGACCAGGCTCCCATATGCGGATTCTCCGGTCTAACCCTACCGCAGCCAGCCTCTGTCCATCGTCACTAAACGATATATCCCGTATGACATCTGAATACGGGGTCGCGTAGGCCAACCGTTTAGCGAGGCGCCTTTCCTTGACATCCCAGAGATAAACTGCGGCATCCGCTCCCCTTGTTCCAGAGGCTACCCAACGTCCATCCGGGCTGACTGCCAACGAGGACACATGCCCCCCGTGATCCCGGAGGATCACCACGACCTCTCCCGTGTCAGCATCCCACAAGGCAACGCTGTCAGAAGCACCTGCAGCAAGCCACCCGCCATCGGAGCTAAACTCGACGGCCAGCACGTCGCCCCTGAGTTGTTCAAAGGAAGCCAGTGTCGTCTGGCTCAGAACGTCCCACACAAGGACACGACCCGAACTCCCTAGCGCCAGACGGCGCCCGCTTTGGTCCAACGCCATTGAGTGAATCGGACCTTCGAAGTGCGCCGTCGCGGTTGGCGCGGCTACTGGAGCCGCCGAAATCGGTCTGGGGCCTTCCGGTTGCGAGGTGCCCGGACTCGGCTCACCACGGACAGCGCGACCACACGCCGACGACAGCACCGAGGATACCGCTATCAACACGATCAGGCTTCGAAGCCCTACCGGCGCATGGAGATAGACCGTGTTACGCATTGCCAGTCCTGTTGTCAAAGTGGTTCTTGACCAACCGATCCATCCCCTCGAAGTACTTCTGCGGCAGATTCTTCGCCCGACGTCGCAATTCTGCAGTCGCGTCGGCACCAGTCTGATACTGATGAGCGACCTTGATGAGGTTGCCGTAGTATTCCTGGATTCTCCTTTCCAGGACGTCAACCGAGCCAGCCTCTCCGGCGACGATCCTAGCCGCCCGCTTGAAATCCAAACCCGCCTCTGCAAGAACCATGAAACAGATTCCCTTTAGCCGCGACCCAACCGTGTTACGAGCGACGCCAAGAAGGTCCGCGGCTTCGCCGATATCGAAGCCATTCTTTCGCAGACTGAGAAGGAGATCCCGATCCGACAGGACTCCTCCGGCGTCCAGTCTCTCCAGGAATCCATCGCCGATGGGTCCCTGCACCGGGGGCGTGGTCGAGGCCGGCTCTTCCAATTCGAGGTCGTCTTCGGTAATCCGGTCACCTTCAGCCAACGCGACCCCTTTTCGGATCACGTTTCTGAGCTCACGAATATTCCCCCGCCAATGGTACGACTTGAGTCTCCGCATGGCCTTTGCCGTAATCCCGGTGACAGGCCGCCCCGACTCCAAGGCGGATCTCCTGAGGAAATAGTCCGCCAGGACTTCGATATCATCCGGCCTTTCTCGTAGCGGCGGAAGCGTCAGCGTCGTCGCGTTGAGCCGGAAGTACAAGTCTTCTCGGAATCTTCGGTTCGCGACCTCGACACGAAGGTCACGGTTCGTGGCTGCGATGACCGCCACATCCACCCGGTCCGGCGACGTTGCGCCGATTCGGTCGACCTCCCCGGTCTCAAGCACTCGAAGCAGTTTCGCCTGAAGCTCCGGTCTCATCTCGCCAATTTCATCGAGAAAGATGGTCCCTTGATCCGCCAGTTGGAATTTCCCCTTCCTATCCGACACGGCAGTGGTAAACGAGCCCTTCACATGACCAAAGAGATCACTTTCGATCAGATTGTCCGGAATACCCGGAATGTTCACCGTGATGAACGCTTTGTTGGCACGAGGTCCCATCTTGTGGAGGGCCCATGCAAAAAGCTCTTTACCCGTTCCTGTCTCGCCTTGAATCAAGATCGGGTTGTTAACGGCCAATGTCCGCTTCGCTCGCTCCAACCGTTGGAGGACGCTACGATCCCGCGTCACGATTCCGAACTCTTTTTGCAGCCGCTCCACCTCAACAGTCGTTTTCGGTTTGGGAATCACCTCGACGAGCACATCGCGCGTTCTCTCTTCGAGTGTGCGTAATTGCCCAACCAGTGCTTCCTTCTCGCGAGCAGCCTCCTTTAAGAGGTTCTCCATCGCTTCAATCCGCTCAAGTTTCCCTTTCTCCTGACCCTGCAAGCCGTCGAGATCGTATCTGAGATTCGAGAGCTCCTCCTGTCGAGTGTCCAGCAGGTCTTCCTTCTCCCTGAGCGCCGTGGTGACGGCCGTGAGGGCCACCCCGAGTTCGCCTTTCTCCTCTGTTAGGCGACGCACATGATACTTGATGCGTTGGTTCTGATAGATCAGGACGAAGGAATACGACAGGCACCCCGCGACAAGCGGTGAGAGCGTTTGCAGGACGACACCCTCGGTGAAGGAATAGAATGCCAGACCGAGATACACCGCACAGAGGAGGGCGATTGATAACACGCCGATCCACCAAGTGGTCGCGACGGCGGCAACGGCGGCGAGCAATGAAAGAGCCAGAATGATGACAAACATTGCCCTACCGTCCAGGGTCGAAAGGTATTGGCCGGTAAGGATGGTGTTCAGGGCGTTTGCATGGATTCCTCCGCCCGGGAAGTCCTTTTCGAGAGGAACCGGTTTGAGATCGTAGCCAGTTGCGGCATTCGAGACGATGCACATCTTGCCTTTCATGATCAGAGGCAGTTGCTGGCGTCCCTCCTGGGTATCCCATGCCGTTAGGATATCGGCAAAGGAATAGTGATTGAAGGTCTCGCGCCATGTCCCGGCAAAGTTGACGAGGAGCATGGCTTCTCGGCCCACCTTGATCCGCTTGTCCTCATCCCTTCCATTGCCGTCAGGAGAACCTCCCTGAATCACAACGTGATTTGAGGGGTTAAGAACTAGGTCCTCAGGGCGAGCGTGGTAGAACCCCGTTAACAAGGCAAGGGAAAACGCCGGCACAATCCGGTCCTGTGTTCTCACCAGCAAGGGAACCCTTCGGATGATCCCATCCGGATCTCTGTTTGCCGAGATGTGTCCGATTCCCGCGGCGGCCCGACGGATCTCAGGGAGAGGCCCGACCTCCCGGGTCACGGACATCATCGCACCCCCGCTCTCGAGTTCATAGCCGGTCGGCAGCACGACGTTGCGCGCCTCGCGCAGGACCTCCGAAAGGGCCCGATCTTCCTCCTCGGTGGCGGATTGGTTGAAGAGGACGTCGTATCCGATAACCGCCGCTCCGGCTTGGGAGAGAATTCGGATCATCCTGGCGTGATAGGTCCGATCCCAGGGCCATCGTCCGAGCTTCTCGATGCTTTGGTCATCGATGTCCACCAGAACAATGTCCGACGAGGTCGGCAGCGTCGATCTGAACTTGAAGAAGTTGTCCACCACTCGATTCTCGAACTCCGAGAACAGCCCGTTGTCAGCGGCGAACGTGGCGACGCCGAGGGCACAAAGGAGCGCAATGCCACAGACATATACACCAGTTCTACGGTGTACCATGTTCTTGAGGGCCGGCCTCGGATTCTCTCTCAGCATCGGGTATCGGCACCACCGACATACCGGTTTCCTGGTCCGCAGGTTCGTCGAGCTTGACCCCGGGGACGCCGATAATGTCCACCGGTTTTTCAGGGGGTTTGGGCTTGATCTCTCTCGCGCGCTCCGATCCGTCCTTGTCTGCTCTCCGTGGAACGATCTCTATTTCCGTGTAAGCGTGTGCCCAGAGCTCGTCTGCCAGCCTCTTGGTGACGAGTTCGATGTCCTGCGCACTTCGAGTATCAAGCTGCGCGAATATGTGCGCGCTCCGAGCCACCCCTTCACCCCAAACGGAGAATGGCCTCTCGGTGGCGATCACCTTGATTCGTTCCACTCCAGGCGGACCCTGTACATGGATGGTGAAACCGGCATCTTCCTCAGGTACCATGTGAACACGACCACCGGCAACGAGTTGGTCCGATGAGGACTTGTTGGGAAAGACGATCTGCATCCGACCGCTTGTTCCCACGTCGATCAAGGTGATGTGCACGTCCCGGTTGGCACGGTAAAAGAAGGTCATCGTATCCCCGATCTCATACACCCTCTTGTCGGTCCAGACTTCCACCCTGAACGGTGAAGACTGCGGAGTGGCCGAGAGGAGCTGATTGACTGCCGATTGGTACTCCGTGAGTTCTTTATCAGACGCAGATGGGTCAACCGGGGAATGGGCCGTAGGGTGCGAGTAATCGTTCGCCCCTTTTGGGGTGTTACGGCACGCTAGAACCAGCAGGATACAGACGAGGGAGAGAAGGACCACATACTGCCGGGTCAGTCTGGTGGCCTTGCAGCCGACCGGCGCCGGACTGCTCGCGCCCGGAACCGGGGAGCGCCGGGCGTCTATCGGGTGAACAGGGTCGAGCTCAGCCGGCGTGTGATACCGCCCTGATGCGTCCATCGAAGAACCCATGGTGGACGAGACAGAGGAATTACAGAAAGGAGCTACAGCAGCCAGAGGGAAGGCTACTGTAGCGGGTACGTTACCGGAGGCGCACGAACGGTGTCAAGCGAAAACTCCTCAAAGGGTGGCTTTGGCGCCTCCAGAGGCCTTGATCGTGGAGCCGGCGGTCGGGATGAACCGACGACCTGCTGATTACGAACAAACTTCAGACCAGACCAAGCCGACCGATCCCGACGAATCCCCAACAAAAGCAAGGGGTCCGCCCGAATGATCGGTCAGGCTGGTCTGGTGGACTCAGCGTAGTTTGGCACCACGCTTGGCACCATCCTCAGGGAAGTCCATTAGTGAGGTGACCCAGGAAACGTGCCGGTACACCGGCTAGGAGCACCCGGGTGAACGGCGTTCTGTTGCTAATTAGGAATCGCCAGCCAGGTCCGCAGTCGCGGCGAGGACTACCCGGTCTTGGCGTATTCGATCTGGGGAGCGATGATGCGAGAGCGCGGGGCTGGAGCGAGTTTCTTGATCGTGACGTAGACCACGGGTTGTCCCTCTTCCGCGCGGGCCTTGGCGATTCGCAGGTTTTCTCTGCACAATGCGGCATCGTCTTGGGGAAGGAGCACGACCAGCGCGCCATCTGGAATGCTCTCCGCAAACCTCGGATGCTCGATCAGATATTTATCGAACTCTGCCCCGATCATGAGATTTTTATAAAAGGTCTTCGATACCCTTTTCACGCTTTTTTCTCCCCTTGGTACCGCGTTAAATATCCGCTCCCAGTTCCGGTTGATGTCTTCCTGCGCGAGAGTGAGCGCTTCGTTAAAGTCGACCTCCGGCAAAGGGATCTTCGTCGGTTTTCCCTTTGGGTGAAACAGATCCGCATGGGCAAACCCGTGCGCGGTGTCGTAGCGAATGATCGGACGCCATGCAGCATCCTTGAACGTTTCGTATTGGACCACGAACCGCCGTATTTTCCCTCCCTCGACCTGAAATGAAACTCGGGCTCGATTCTCCATATCAAAATAGCGGATGAACGCGCGCTGTTTCAACCGGAATCCGTGTTTGTGTGCCCAGTGTTGCGGGGAAGGATTGTAAGGATGTTATCGCGAAAAGACAAGTCCAGTAATGGGCATACGGTGCAAACGCAGACTCATCGCGGCGCACCGAAGTGTGCCGGTGATTTTTTGCCACGCCTCGACGCAAAGCCGTAAAGGTCCAAATCGCCCAGCCGTAAGAAATCGAGGAAATTCACACGGAAATTGCTCAGCACCTCCTGTACGATTCTCGCTTCGCGTGTTTCGCCGTAACCGTAGGCAACATCAAGGATCGCGTGATAGGTTTGGTGGTAGTACCCGGAGGTTTGCGACTTTATCTGGTTGATGGACTGCCCACACAGGTCGCCGATATTGGACGACCCAGCGTCGAATGCCGTTTCCAGAAAATCGCAGGTCGTAGGTCGTCTGTTTGTAACGCCCGTTCTTGTATACTATGGTGGCTCCGCAGGACAAACAGGATTTGGGGCGCTCTTCCTCGACCTGAATCACTTTGCTGAGTCGGGGTGGTCTGCCACGGCGGGTGGACAGTGCCCGTAAGGACTGCTTCGATCGATCAGGCACGGAGGGCCTATCGGTCTTCTCGCGTATGCCAGAGCCGCAAAACATAGACGGTGGACTCCTGAATCTCGTAGCGCAGTTCATAGTGCCCGACCAAAATGCGG is part of the Nitrospirota bacterium genome and encodes:
- a CDS encoding sigma 54-interacting transcriptional regulator, with protein sequence MLRENPRPALKNMVHRRTGVYVCGIALLCALGVATFAADNGLFSEFENRVVDNFFKFRSTLPTSSDIVLVDIDDQSIEKLGRWPWDRTYHARMIRILSQAGAAVIGYDVLFNQSATEEEDRALSEVLREARNVVLPTGYELESGGAMMSVTREVGPLPEIRRAAAGIGHISANRDPDGIIRRVPLLVRTQDRIVPAFSLALLTGFYHARPEDLVLNPSNHVVIQGGSPDGNGRDEDKRIKVGREAMLLVNFAGTWRETFNHYSFADILTAWDTQEGRQQLPLIMKGKMCIVSNAATGYDLKPVPLEKDFPGGGIHANALNTILTGQYLSTLDGRAMFVIILALSLLAAVAAVATTWWIGVLSIALLCAVYLGLAFYSFTEGVVLQTLSPLVAGCLSYSFVLIYQNQRIKYHVRRLTEEKGELGVALTAVTTALREKEDLLDTRQEELSNLRYDLDGLQGQEKGKLERIEAMENLLKEAAREKEALVGQLRTLEERTRDVLVEVIPKPKTTVEVERLQKEFGIVTRDRSVLQRLERAKRTLAVNNPILIQGETGTGKELFAWALHKMGPRANKAFITVNIPGIPDNLIESDLFGHVKGSFTTAVSDRKGKFQLADQGTIFLDEIGEMRPELQAKLLRVLETGEVDRIGATSPDRVDVAVIAATNRDLRVEVANRRFREDLYFRLNATTLTLPPLRERPDDIEVLADYFLRRSALESGRPVTGITAKAMRRLKSYHWRGNIRELRNVIRKGVALAEGDRITEDDLELEEPASTTPPVQGPIGDGFLERLDAGGVLSDRDLLLSLRKNGFDIGEAADLLGVARNTVGSRLKGICFMVLAEAGLDFKRAARIVAGEAGSVDVLERRIQEYYGNLIKVAHQYQTGADATAELRRRAKNLPQKYFEGMDRLVKNHFDNRTGNA
- a CDS encoding VCBS repeat-containing protein — protein: MGLVPYQAEIKRFVLILGTVLVVGCASEEGSQSTLTIRSSSFPEIQAMLSAVSASLEVGGRTCLLAVDSDQTLDGRCTDIPLGTHSYSLKYLRPDLGVVIGTVEGSVALEQGRSTQITLPPIVKTQDDDQDGYSNLVEVMFGTDAKRAVSRPSIPAFGAVATYTVGPQPSDVGLGEFNNDGALDVVTTNWASDSVSVLLGSPEGTLNAALHVTVEPTAAGPRHPNGLAIGDLNGDSNADLLVVNSGADSDFIGDLAVLLGRGDGTFQEASFYSVGDQPVSIALGDLNEDGVQDVVTADFASGDVAVLLGNGNGTLQPAVAYSTGAVGAVGLADVDKDGHLDVVTALFDAQSLGILLGNGDGTFQPVASQLVGIMSSLALGDFNGDLNVDVAASIISSQTIIILLGNGDGTFQAPAFYPASRNAGRIILKDLDKDGRLDLVTPGEDGVVAILLGAGNGTFRSPGFFSMGTTLSSVVLGDMNDDGDLDLVSTDETSGTAAVLLSTPPAP
- a CDS encoding LytTR family DNA-binding domain-containing protein, producing MAGDSATLQILAVRKPGGPEHRYTLIAPSDVAFVFLGSVLHRGLIPDNGVPSQTVRADRLYLRTARGVYLATHRSLRDLCGHVDPDAFLTIHRGLAVNIRKVREVDFKEKQIGIMNADGTFSWLNVSRRYIKGLRRKLLLPVKTRTKP
- a CDS encoding DUF4384 domain-containing protein; the protein is MYEIGDTMTFFYRANRDVHITLIDVGTSGRMQIVFPNKSSSDQLVAGGRVHMVPEEDAGFTIHVQGPPGVERIKVIATERPFSVWGEGVARSAHIFAQLDTRSAQDIELVTKRLADELWAHAYTEIEIVPRRADKDGSERAREIKPKPPEKPVDIIGVPGVKLDEPADQETGMSVVPIPDAERESEAGPQEHGTP
- a CDS encoding caspase family protein, which encodes MTPLVLAFSADGQTLVCGTAEGRIVFFELNHSKAPRNIPAHEGEVLAVASVHDGAALVSAGRDGVVKLWHVATGDLVETRRIDGGMTVAALTTSGSLVASASAWEAAVYSAESLGATPPVVTIIAPTDQEEVSGPVVRLMAEALDDEGVKGVMIELNGAPLPDPEGRTRDLRIVERRTQGSVLVDRSIRLTPGMNQITVTATDTNGLSRSATVEVRYVAEQGAVWAVVIGISRYQNVTGLRYADADASAFYDYLVEQNQVPRTQVTLLLNEDATLQRLKDVLGVELKQKARKQDMVIIFYAGHGAPEPDQSSLDGDGLEKYLLPHDADPRRLYSTALPMAEIAKILSRFSAERVVVLQDTCFSGATGIGSRTIQTQAFRASISDTYLNRLAQAKGRVILAASEANEVSIERDDLRHGVFTYYLLEALHRGDVDGDGLITTNELFRYISEKVPEATGQNQHPVKKGVEIREIVLGRVQSGP
- a CDS encoding DUF5647 family protein, with protein sequence MKQRAFIRYFDMENRARVSFQVEGGKIRRFVVQYETFKDAAWRPIIRYDTAHGFAHADLFHPKGKPTKIPLPEVDFNEALTLAQEDINRNWERIFNAVPRGEKSVKRVSKTFYKNLMIGAEFDKYLIEHPRFAESIPDGALVVLLPQDDAALCRENLRIAKARAEEGQPVVYVTIKKLAPAPRSRIIAPQIEYAKTG